One Mangrovimonas cancribranchiae DNA segment encodes these proteins:
- the nrfD gene encoding NrfD/PsrC family molybdoenzyme membrane anchor subunit, whose product MASHYEAPIRRPLVTGEKSYHDVTVDVAKPIEGKANKQWWIVFGISLVAFLWGIGCIIYTISTGIGTWGLNKTVGWAWDITNFVWWVGIGHAGTLISAVLLLFRQKWRMAINRSAEAMTIFSVVQAGLFPVIHMGRPWLGYWVLPIPNQFGSLWVNFNSPLLWDVFAISTYLSVSLVFWWTGLLPDFAMIRDRAVKPFQKKIYSLLSFGWTGRAKDWQRFEEVSLVLAGLATPLVLSVHTIVSFDFATSVIPGWHTTIFPPYFVAGAIFSGFAMVNTLLIIMRKVCNLEDYITVQHIELMNIVIMITGSIVGVAYITELFIAWYSGVEYEQYAFLNRATGPYWWAYWAMMTCNVFSPQFMWFKKLRTSIMFSFFISIVVNIGMWFERFVIIVTSLHRDYLPSSWTMFSPTFVDIGIFIGTIGFFFVLFLLYSRTFPVIAQAEVKTILKSSGERYKRIREAGESLVGTGSDERTSGKQPVVNTEAPKVDNSAKVDSLLASIGTFDPNTETADDLKKINGVGPKMEEALNSIGIYTFLQVSKMTKKEYDLLDEITGSFPGRAERDDWSGQAKNLIK is encoded by the coding sequence ATGGCGTCTCATTACGAAGCACCTATTAGAAGACCTTTAGTTACAGGTGAAAAGTCCTACCACGACGTTACTGTGGATGTGGCAAAACCTATAGAAGGTAAAGCGAATAAGCAGTGGTGGATAGTTTTTGGAATTTCACTGGTAGCTTTTCTTTGGGGAATTGGATGTATTATTTATACCATATCTACAGGTATAGGAACTTGGGGTTTAAATAAAACCGTAGGTTGGGCCTGGGATATTACCAACTTCGTTTGGTGGGTAGGTATTGGTCACGCAGGAACACTTATTTCTGCAGTATTACTTCTATTCCGTCAAAAATGGAGAATGGCAATTAACCGTTCGGCAGAGGCGATGACTATCTTTTCTGTAGTTCAAGCCGGTTTATTCCCTGTAATTCACATGGGCCGTCCATGGTTAGGGTATTGGGTGTTACCAATTCCAAACCAATTTGGATCGTTATGGGTTAACTTTAACTCGCCATTATTATGGGACGTATTCGCGATTTCAACATATTTATCGGTATCATTAGTATTCTGGTGGACAGGATTATTACCTGATTTTGCTATGATTCGTGATCGTGCTGTAAAACCATTTCAAAAGAAAATATATTCTTTATTAAGTTTTGGATGGACAGGTCGTGCTAAAGATTGGCAACGTTTTGAAGAAGTGTCATTAGTATTAGCAGGTTTAGCTACACCACTTGTACTTTCTGTACATACTATTGTATCTTTTGACTTCGCAACATCTGTTATTCCAGGTTGGCATACTACAATATTTCCGCCATATTTCGTGGCAGGGGCGATTTTCTCAGGATTCGCTATGGTAAATACATTACTTATCATCATGAGGAAAGTATGTAACCTTGAAGATTATATTACAGTACAACACATCGAACTAATGAACATTGTAATCATGATTACAGGTTCAATAGTAGGTGTGGCTTATATTACTGAGTTATTTATTGCTTGGTACTCTGGAGTAGAGTATGAACAATATGCATTCTTAAACAGAGCAACAGGACCTTACTGGTGGGCATATTGGGCAATGATGACTTGTAACGTGTTTTCACCACAGTTTATGTGGTTCAAGAAATTAAGAACAAGTATTATGTTCTCGTTCTTTATCTCTATTGTAGTAAACATAGGTATGTGGTTTGAGCGTTTTGTAATTATTGTAACATCATTACACCGCGATTATTTACCATCATCATGGACTATGTTCTCACCAACATTTGTAGATATAGGAATTTTTATAGGAACAATAGGATTCTTCTTTGTGTTATTCCTATTATACTCAAGAACATTCCCAGTAATTGCGCAAGCTGAGGTTAAAACAATCTTGAAATCTTCAGGAGAACGTTACAAAAGAATTAGAGAAGCAGGAGAAAGTTTAGTAGGAACTGGTTCTGATGAAAGAACCTCAGGAAAGCAACCAGTTGTTAATACTGAAGCTCCTAAAGTAGATAACTCTGCTAAAGTAGATAGCCTTTTAGCTAGTATAGGAACTTTCGATCCTAATACAGAAACAGCAGACGACCTTAAAAAGATAAATGGTGTAGGACCGAAAATGGAAGAAGCTTTAAATAGCATAGGTATTTACACATTCTTACAGGTTAGCAAAATGACAAAAAAAGAATACGACTTATTAGATGAAATCACTGGTTCTTTCCCAGGAAGAGCAGAGCGTGATGATTGGTCTGGTCAAGCAAAAAATCTTATAAAATAA